The Leguminivora glycinivorella isolate SPB_JAAS2020 chromosome 1, LegGlyc_1.1, whole genome shotgun sequence genome includes a region encoding these proteins:
- the LOC125225996 gene encoding neural cell adhesion molecule 2-like isoform X2, with the protein MRWLPLAVCCYAVGLVSSAPTESDEPYLKIKTRTTTFNVGERRAIYCEGQHLPGNLEWYDPSGAKIPPRSTKAKRIFVEPRISTNDVPTFLPLMIQKLILADSGTYICKAGDLSSNITIFVGEKVVITETEEDVIDEEGHHVELSCQAKGTPVPDIQWYDKDSQPIVNSAKYRITYKPRSSTSVLRINDLSHMDPGKYKCKATQEKLSHFAEKFFHLSVRHKPVIMNEYSESEVYAILDEWKNITCKAIAYPAPTFTWSKHDDNYDEEMRNDGPDHKITTSKETDGYSVLTLHITNETLEKQYKCTVENPKGRQNFMFHVSLGNKPDPPTAVVMTSATANNITFEVSCENCTFFKDDGIAPKPENLPVLA; encoded by the exons TATCATCGGCACCGACAGAAAGTGATGAGCCGTACCTGAAAATAAAAACCCGGACGACCACATTCAACGTTGGCGAGAGAAGGGCAATCTACTGCGAAGGACAACATTTACCTGGT AACCTGGAATGGTACGACCCTTCTGGCGCTAAGATACCACCGAGATCTACCAAAGCTAAGAGAATATTCGTGGAACCACGTATTTCCACTAATGACGTGCCCACATTTTTGCCTTTGATGATACAGAAATTGATACTGGCTGACTCAGGGACTTACATTTGTAAGGCTGGCGATCTAAGTAGCAATATTACTATTTTCGTAGGTG aaaaagtAGTCATTACAGAAACGGAAGAAGATGTAATTGACGAGGAAGGTCATCACGTTGAACTATCTTGCCAAGCGAAGGGTACACCAGTACCAGATATTCAGTGGTATGACAAAGACAGCCAGCCTAtag tcaaTAGTGCAAAATACAGGATCACGTATAAGCCTAGATCCAGCACTAGTGTCCTAAGAATAAATGATCTGAGTCATATGGACCCCggaaaatataaatgtaaagcAACACAGGAGAAGCTATCACATTTTGCTGAAAAGTTCTTCCACTTAAGTGTGAGGC ATAAGCCGGTAATCATGAATGAATACTCGGAGAGTGAAGTGTACGCTATCTTAGACGAATG GAAAAATATTACATGCAAGGCAATCGCATATCCTGCGCCAACTTTCACTTGGTCGAAGCACGATGACAACTATGATGAAGAAATGAGAAACGATGGACCTGACCATAAA ATCACCACGTCAAAGGAAACAGACGGGTATTCCGTGCTGACGCTACACATTACCAACGAGACGCTGGAAAAGCAGTACAAGTGCACGGTGGAGAACCCCAAGGGCCGCCAGAACTTCATGTTCCACGTGTCGCTGGGGAACAAACCTGATCCACCAACTGCT GTTGTGATGACGTCTGCAACTGCAAATAATATAACATTCGAAGTTTCCTGTGAGAACTGTACATTCTTTAAAGACGACGGAATAGCTCCTAAACCAGAAAATCTGCCTGTTCTTG CTTGA
- the LOC125225996 gene encoding neural cell adhesion molecule 2-like isoform X1 codes for MRWLPLAVCCYAVGLVSSAPTESDEPYLKIKTRTTTFNVGERRAIYCEGQHLPGNLEWYDPSGAKIPPRSTKAKRIFVEPRISTNDVPTFLPLMIQKLILADSGTYICKAGDLSSNITIFVGEKVVITETEEDVIDEEGHHVELSCQAKGTPVPDIQWYDKDSQPIVNSAKYRITYKPRSSTSVLRINDLSHMDPGKYKCKATQEKLSHFAEKFFHLSVRHKPVIMNEYSESEVYAILDEWKNITCKAIAYPAPTFTWSKHDDNYDEEMRNDGPDHKITTSKETDGYSVLTLHITNETLEKQYKCTVENPKGRQNFMFHVSLGNKPDPPTAVVMTSATANNITFEVSCENCTFFKDDGIAPKPENLPVLGYVFEIVPHMEGFTVPYWLNGTQYTFDITSDNETVFTIENLEKSTEYHVRVATRNIAGQSDWFDVVGYPKTTDGAAALTTSIGLLILALFFSLRY; via the exons TATCATCGGCACCGACAGAAAGTGATGAGCCGTACCTGAAAATAAAAACCCGGACGACCACATTCAACGTTGGCGAGAGAAGGGCAATCTACTGCGAAGGACAACATTTACCTGGT AACCTGGAATGGTACGACCCTTCTGGCGCTAAGATACCACCGAGATCTACCAAAGCTAAGAGAATATTCGTGGAACCACGTATTTCCACTAATGACGTGCCCACATTTTTGCCTTTGATGATACAGAAATTGATACTGGCTGACTCAGGGACTTACATTTGTAAGGCTGGCGATCTAAGTAGCAATATTACTATTTTCGTAGGTG aaaaagtAGTCATTACAGAAACGGAAGAAGATGTAATTGACGAGGAAGGTCATCACGTTGAACTATCTTGCCAAGCGAAGGGTACACCAGTACCAGATATTCAGTGGTATGACAAAGACAGCCAGCCTAtag tcaaTAGTGCAAAATACAGGATCACGTATAAGCCTAGATCCAGCACTAGTGTCCTAAGAATAAATGATCTGAGTCATATGGACCCCggaaaatataaatgtaaagcAACACAGGAGAAGCTATCACATTTTGCTGAAAAGTTCTTCCACTTAAGTGTGAGGC ATAAGCCGGTAATCATGAATGAATACTCGGAGAGTGAAGTGTACGCTATCTTAGACGAATG GAAAAATATTACATGCAAGGCAATCGCATATCCTGCGCCAACTTTCACTTGGTCGAAGCACGATGACAACTATGATGAAGAAATGAGAAACGATGGACCTGACCATAAA ATCACCACGTCAAAGGAAACAGACGGGTATTCCGTGCTGACGCTACACATTACCAACGAGACGCTGGAAAAGCAGTACAAGTGCACGGTGGAGAACCCCAAGGGCCGCCAGAACTTCATGTTCCACGTGTCGCTGGGGAACAAACCTGATCCACCAACTGCT GTTGTGATGACGTCTGCAACTGCAAATAATATAACATTCGAAGTTTCCTGTGAGAACTGTACATTCTTTAAAGACGACGGAATAGCTCCTAAACCAGAAAATCTGCCTGTTCTTG GTTACGTCTTCGAAATTGTGCCGCATATGGAAGGATTCACTGTACCTTACTGGCTGAACGGGACGCAATATACGTTCGACATTACTTCAGACAACG agaCTGTGTTTACAATcgaaaatttggaaaagtctaCAGAATACCACGTACGAGTAGCGACCCGCAATATTGCCGGCCAATCCGACTGGTTCGACGTCGTAGGGTACCCTAAAACAACGGATGGTGCTGCTGCCTTAACCACATCGATTGGATTACTTATATTAGCCTTATTTTTCTCCTTAAGATACTAG